In Ramlibacter sp., the sequence GGCCGCATGGACCTGCGCACCTACGGCATCGGCGCGCAGATCCTGCGCGAATGCGGGGTCCACAAGATGAACCTGCTGGGCAACCCGCGCCGCATGCCCAGCATGGCCGGCTACGGGCTTGAAATCATCGCCCACGTCGCCCCCTGAACATCCACCCCATACAACACCAAGGACCATTCATGTTCGGCGCAGACAAGGGAACGGCAGACCGGCTTGACGGCAAGCGGCTGCGCATTGGCATCGTGCAGGCCCGCTTCAACGAAGGCATCACCGACGCACTGGCCCGGGCCTGCCTGGCCGAACTCGCGGCGCTGGGCGTGGAAGAAAAAAACATCACCCATGTGCGCGTGCCCGGCGCGCTGGAGGTGCCCCTGGCCCTGCAGGCCATGGCCGAAAAAGACAAATACGACGCCCTGATCGCGCTGGGCTGCATCATCCGCGGCGAGACCTACCACTTCGAGCTGGTGGCCAATGAGTCGGGCGCGGGCGTGACCCGCATCGGCCTGGACTACCAGCTGCCCGTGGCCAACGCCATCCTCACCACCGAAAACCTTGAGCAAGCCGTGGCCCGCCAGACCGACAAGGGCCGCGACGCAGCCCGCGTGGCGGTCGAAATGGCCCGCCTGCTGGACGACCTCTCATGACCGAAGACTCCAAGCCCGCCGACGCGCGCCCGGCCCGCCAGTCGCGCACCGGCCTCACCGCCACGGGCGCGCGCAAGGCCGCCGCCAAATCCAACCGCAGCCGGGCCCGCGAGTTCGCGCTGCAGGCGCTCTACCAGCACCTGGTGGGCGGCAACGAGGCCACCGCCATTGACGCGTTCACGCGCGACCTGGCCGGCTTCCACAAGGCCGACTCGGCCCACTACGACGCGCTGCTGCACGGCTGCATCCAGGAAGCTGCCGACCTTGACGCGCTGATCGTGCCGCTGCTGGACCGCAAGATGGCCGAGATTTCCCCCATCGAGCACAGCGTGATGTGGATCGGGGCCTACGAGTTCCGCCACTGCCCCGACGTGCCCTGGCGCGTGGTGATCAACGAATGCATCGAGCTGGCCAAGGAGTTTGGCGGCACCGATGGCCACAAGTACGTCAACGCCGTGCTCAATGGCCTGGCGCCCTCGCTGCGCACCACCGAAGTCAGCGCCGACAAGGCCTCGGGAAAAGCCCGCGGATGAGAGTGTCACGCCGCGCGCAGCGCATTGAACCGTTCTACGTCATGGAAGTGGCCAAGGCCGCCGGGGTGCTGGCGCGCGAGGTCGCGCACAGCGACCGGCCCATGATCTTCCTGAACATCGGCGAGCCCGATTTCACCGCGCCCCCGCGGGTCCAGGAGGCCGCGGCCCGCGCCGTGCGCGACGGCACCACGCAGTACACCCAGGCCACGGGCCTGGAGCCGCTGCGCGAGCGCATCAGCGCCTGGTACCAAACCCGCTTTGGGGTCACGGTGCCGGCGCGGCGCATCGTGGTCACTGCGGGCGCATCGGCCGCGCTGCAGCTGGCCTGCCTGGCCCTGATCGAGGCGGGCGACGAAATCCTCATGCCCGACCCGAGCTACCCCTGCAACCGGCATTTTGTGAGTGCCGCTGATGGCCAGGCCGTGCTGGTCCCCACCACCGCGCAGGAGCGCTTCCAGCTCAGCGCCGCCAAGGTGGAGGCGGCCTGGGGCCCGGCCACGCGCGGGGTGCTGCTGGCCTCGCCCTCCAACCCCACGGGCACCTCGATCCACCCGGACGAGCTGCGCCGCATCCACCAGCTGGTGAGCAGCCGCGGCGGCGTCACCCTGCTGGACGAGATCTACCTCGGCCTGAGCCACGACGACGCGTTTGGCCACACGGCGCTGGGCATTGACGACCAGGTCATCAGCATCAACAGCTTTTCCAAGTACTTCAACATGACGGGCTGGCGCCTGGGCTGGCTGGTGGTGCCCGATGAGCTTGTGCCCGTGGTCGAGCGGCTGGCGCAGAACCTGTTCATCTGCCCCAGCACCGTGTCGCAGCACGCCGCGCTGGCCTGCTTTGAGCCCGAGAGCATCGCCGAGTACGAGCGCCGCCGCGCCGAGTTCAAGGCCCGGCGCGACTGGTTCATTCCCCAGCTCAACGCGCTGGGCCTCACGGTGCCCGTCATGCCCGACGGCGCCTTCTACGCCTGGGCCGACTGCTCGCAGGCCTGCGCGCGGCTGGGCATCAAGGACTCGTGGGACTTTTCATTCGAGGTGATGCGCCGCGCCCACGTGGCCATCACGCCGGGCCGCGATTTTGGCCAGAACGACATGGAGCGCTACGTGCGCTTCTCCACCGCCAGCTCCATGGCCCACCTGCAGGAATCCGTGGCGCGGCTCAAGGCCCTGCTCGCATGACGGCGGGCACCGCCTTTCAATGGCCCGTGCGGGTCTATTGGGAAGACACCGACGCCGGCGGCATCGTCTTCTACGCCAACTACCTCAAGTTCTTCGAGCGCGCGCGCACCGAGTGGCTGCGCTCCCTGGGCATCGGCCAGCAGGCCCTGCGCGAGGCCAGCGGCGGCATGTTCGTGGTCAGCGAGACGCAGCTGCGCTACCACCTGAGCGCCCGGCTCGATGATGAACTTCTTGTTACGGCCGCGCTCACAGAATCAGGCCGCGCGTCGTTGACAATTGCCCAGCGGGCCCTGCGCGGTGACGCGCTGCTCTGCGAGGGCACGATCCGCATCGGCTGGGTCGACGCCGCCACCCTGCGGCCTGCGAGAATTCCCGCCAACATTCTGGAAAAGCTCACATGAACCAAGACCTGTCCATCCTCCAGCTTGTGCTCAACGCCAGCCTGGTGGTGCAACTCGTCATGCTGCTGCTGGTGGCCGTCTCGGTCACCAGCTGGGCGGCAATCTTCCGCAAGCTGTTCGCGCTCAAGCGCGTCAAGTCGCTCAACGACGAGTTCGAGCGCGAGTTCTGGTCCGGCACCAGCCTCAACGACCTGTTTGCCTCGGCCGCGCAGAACGCCAAGAACTCGGGCCCGATGGAACGCATCTTTGCCAGCGGCATGCGTGAATACCAGAAGCTGCGCGAGCGCCGCGTCAACGACGCCAATACGCTCATGGACGCGGCCCGCCGCGCCATGCGCGCGAGCTACCAGCGCGAGCTGGACGCGGTGGAGACCAACCTGTCGTTCCTGGCCTCGGTGGGCTCGGTCTCGCCTTACGTTGGCCTGTTTGGCACCGTGTGGGGCATCATGCATGCCTTCATCGGGCTGGGCGCGCTGCAGCAGGTCACGCTGGCCACGGTGGCCCCCGGCATTGCCGAGGCGCTGGTGGCCACGGCCATTGGCCTGTTTGCCGCCATCCCGGCCGTGGTGGCCTACAACCGCTTTGCCCGCGACATTGACCGCGTGGCCATCAAGCTGGAGACCTTCATCGAGGAGTTCTCCAACATCCTGCAACGCAACCTGGGCGCGCACTCGCCGTCCGGCCACTGACGCCAGAGGAGCCGCCCATGCCTGCCGTTGCTTCCCGGGGCCGAGGCCGCCGCACCATCAACGAGATCAACATGGTCCCGTTCATTGACGTGATGCTGGTGCTGCTGATCATCTTCATGGTCACCGCGCCGCTGATCACGCCCAGCATGATCAACCTGCCCAGCATCGGCAAGGCGGCCCGCCAGCCCGACCAGGTGGTGCAGATCGTCATTGGCAAGGACGAGTCGCTGGAGCTCAAGATCAAGGACAAGACCCTGCGCATGGGCCTGAAGGAAATGGCGGCCGCCATCAAGTTTGCGCAGACCGGCACCGAGGCCGGCAGCACGGCCGTGGTCATCAGCGCCGACCGCAACGTCAAGTACGAAGCCGTGGTCAAGGTCATGGACGAACTGCAGCAGGCCGGCGTGCAGCGCGTGGGCCTGTCGGTCCAGCTGGCGAAGTAACCCGACCCATGCACGCCGCCGCCGACCGCCTCGAGTTTGCCCCGCCGCCGCCGCCGGGCTTTCTGCGCGCGGTGGTGCTGGCCGTGGTGGCGCACCTGCTGCTGCTGCTGGCCCTGACCTGGGGCGTGAACTGGAAGCGCAGCACACAGGAACTGTCGGTGGACGCCGAGCTCTGGTCCGCCGTGCCCAAGGAGGCCGCGCCGCGGCCCGCCCCGGTGCCGGCGCCGCCCCCGCCGGCACCGGTGGTCAAGGCCCCGCCCCCACCGCCCGCGCCCCTGCCCAGCCAGGCCGACATTGCGCTGGAGCGCGAAAAGCAGAAGCAGCTGGCCGAAGCCAAGAAGCGCCAGGAAGAACTGGAGCGCCAGAAGCAGCTGGAGGCGCGCAAGAAGCAGGAAGAACTGAAGCGCCAGGAAGAGCTCAAGAAGCAGGCACTGGCCCAGAAAGCCGCCGAGGAAAAGAAAAAGCAGGAAGCCGCCGCCAAGGCCAGGCAGGCCCAGGAAGAAGCCAAACAGCGCGAGGTGCTGCGCCAGGAAAACCTCAAGCGCATGGCCGGCTTGGCTGGTGCCACCGGCGCACCCAATGCCACGGGCAACGCCCAGCATTCCTCCGGCCCGTCCAGCAGCTATGGCGGCCGCGTCCGCGCCCGGGTCAAACCCAACATCGTGTTCACCGACGACATCACGACCAACCCCATGGCCGAGGTCGAGGTTCGCACCGCGCCCGATGGCACCATCGTCGGCGTCAAGATCATCAAGTCCAGCGGCGTGAAGTCCTGGGACGACGCCGTGGTCAAGGCCCTTCACAAGACCGAAACCCTGCCGCGCGACATTGACGGCCGGGTGCCGCCGATCATCAAGTTCGAGTTCCGGCCCAAGGATTGAAACCATTGGTTTGCTTCTGTTTTGATAGCAGACAATGGCCGCCGGCTATGGACTCCAGCCACTTTTGATCTAAAACTGCCCCTGCAGGGCCGCCCAGCATGCCTTCAATGCCCTCCACCGCCGGTTACAGCGAAACCGCACCGGCCCTCATCACGCAGTATGAGAGCCTGAGCTTCGAGCAGGTCCACGCGGAGGTGATGCACCTGTACCCCCAGGCCCCATCGGACGTGCTGGACGTGGGGGCCGGCACGGGCCGCGACGCGGCTGCGCTGGCACGCCAGGGGCACCGCGTCACGGCCCTGGAGCCCACGCCCGAGCTGCGGACCTACGGTGAGCAGGCCCACGCGGGGCTGGGCATCGAGTGGCTCGACGACAGCCTGCCCGCTCTGCCTGTGGCCATCGCCCGGCCCCAGCGCTACGACCTGATCCTGCTGACCGCCGTGTGGATGCACCTGGATGCCGATGAGCGCCGCATTGGCATGGCGGCTCTGGCTGCCATGGTCAAACCCGGCGGGCGCCTGTCGTTCAGCCTGCGCCACGGCCCCATCCCCGAGGGCCGGCGCATGTTCGACGTCAGTGGCGCCGAGCTGGCCGAATCGGCCAGGCCCTACGGCCTCGTGCCGCTGTGCTCGGTCAGCACCACGGGCCTGTTCGGGCGGACAGACGTGTCATGGACCCGCATGGTGCTGCAGGCCGCTCCTGTTTTGATAGCGTAGAAGTGCCGCCGGGCCTGGACTCCAGGCACTTTTCATTCATCAATGAGGCTGGTGCGGCGATTTGGGATCGGTCCAATGGGACACGCCAGAACATCCTGAATCGAGACCAGCTTGCGGTTTGTCTTCTCCCGCACCTATGCTCCAGGTGTGCGCCCAGGTTTGATCCCGGGGTCAGCGCGCGCGCCGGTAGTGCATGGCGACCGCGCCGTTGCGAAGCGGCTTTGCCGAGATCAACTCGAGCCGCCGAGTGCCGGGCAGCCCGCGCTCGTACAGGGTCGGGCCGTGGCCGGCGATCCTGGGGTGGACGAGCAACTGATACTCGTCGATCAGATCGAGCCGGTCCAGTTCGGCCGCCAGCTTGCCGCTGCCCAGGAGAACGCCGTTGGGGGTCGCGTCCTTGAGCTTCTGTATGCCCGAGCGCAGATCGCCTGCAATGTGGTGGCTGTTGGTCCACGGGAAGTCCTTGCGCATCGAGGACACCACGTATTTCGGCTTGGCCTCCAGCTTGACCGCCCATTCGCGAATCGCTGGCGGCGCCTCCACATCGCCGCGGGCGACCGCTGGCCAGTAGCTCTCCATCATCTCGTAGGTGACGCGGCCCCACAGCATCGCCCCGCCCTCGTCCATGAGGCGGGTGAAGAAGGCGTGCGTCTCGTCGTCGGCGATTCCTTCCTGGTGGTCGATGCAGCCGTCCAGGGTGACGTTGATGCTGAAGGTCAAGAGTCCCATGGTGTCCGCAGTTTGAGAGGGTGCTTCCGCTCGCTACCACTTGGTGAGGAAGACGGTTCGTTCCAATTGCTCCTCGAGCTCCGCAAGCGACTTGCGGTAGGCGCCAACCTTGTACCTCTCCAAAGACTCCGTCCACGTAGCGCGGCCCGACTGGTATGGATACCTTGTTCCTGCTCCAACCTTCTGTAGGACGCTCGCGTCGAGACACCCCTTGGTGACCGCTACTGAGCCGTAGGCTAGTGCAGGGCCTGGCGGACCTTTAAGTTGAAGCTTCACGTCAAGGAAGTAAACGTCGCCTTCAGGCGTGTTCCGTTCGATGTGCGCGATGGCTACCTTCGCCTTGGGTTCGTTGGCTCTCGCTTTGAACGACCACACATCTCCCTCGACGTAGTCACTGGCGACCGCTGCCGATGGCAGAGTGGCGAGGCTGAGTAGGAGTGATCTACGTTTCACATGCAACCTAACGTCTGCATTTAGCGGCGCCGCATGGCGTCCGCCGGAATGAAAGGTTATGCCTCGGCATCGTAGGTACCTTCCTCAATGTCAGGATCCTCGCTTGCGAAGACATTCAGGCATCGATTCCCGGTTACGACCAACCATTCGCGGCGACGAACTTCATAACCCTGCCGCTGATCCTCCTCGGCACTCCAGCCGCCAGACACGACACGCACCACATGGTGACCGCGCACAAAGTCTGGAGAAGCCCAGTAACGTGCCAAGTCCGATTCATCGAGAAGGCGGAAACCCTGGACCTCCTGAAATGTCACCAGCAGGCCACGAAAACGATCGCCATCGAATGGCTCCCGGGCGATCTCTATTGAAAGCTTCCGGCCATCGAAGCGCACCGATGCAATATCCGATTCACTTGGGACGGCCAGCGCTGGAGCGATAGCGACGGTTCTAAGAGGCATAACTTAATGTATAGAGCAAAACCTGCTCTATACAACCACCCCTGCTCGATAAACTGGTCATACAAATCCGCGCCAAGTAGTTGTCCCGATTGAAAGTTTGGCACATTCTTGCATCGCCTCAGCAAAATAAAAAGCCGGTCAAACCCCGCAGCCACATACACCGCGCGGCACGCTTTGCCGGCCAATCGCTCTCTTTTTGATAGCTGAAAAGTACCGCCCTTCCTGGACTCCAGGCACTTTTCATTCAAAAGTGAGGGCGTAGCGGCTCTCAGCCCACTGCACCAAGCTGCTTCACCGCCTGCGCCATCTGGTTGCGCCGGTATTCGCCCTGGCGCTCAAACATCCAGCCCGGGTACTCCGCCGGGAACTGGCTGACCTGGTCGATCTGCGCCATCTCGTCTGCCGTCAACGACAACTTCGTCGCCGCAATGTTGTCGGCCAGCTGGTCGGGCCGCTTGGCGCCGATGATGACGCTGCTCACGCAGGGCTGGTGCAACAGCCAGGCCAGTGACACCTGCGCCACGCTGGCGCCTTTGGCCTCGGCGATGGGGCGCATGACGTCGATGCACTTCCAGGCGCGGTCCTTGTCCACGGGCGGGAAGTCAAACGCCACGCGCCGGCTGCCGGCTTCGGCTTCCATCTCGCGGCTGTATTTGCCGCTGAGCAGGCCGCCGGCCAGCGGGCTCCAGACCATCAGGCCCACGCCTTCGCTGCGCAGCATGGGCACGATCTCGCGCTCCAGCTCGCGGCTGGCCACGGTGTAGTAGGCCTGCAGCGACGCAAACCGCGCCAGGTTCAGCCGCTGCTGCAGGCCCAGTGCCTTGGCAATCTGCCAGGCCGCCCAGTTGGACACGCCCACGTAGCGCACGTGGCCGTGGCGCACCAGCAGGTCCAGCGCCTCCAGCGTCTCCTGCATGGGCGTGGCCGGGTCAAAGCCGTGCAGCTGGTACAGGTCGATGTGGTCCAGCTGCAGGCGTTTCAGGCTGGCCTTGACGCCATCCACGATGTGGCTGCGCGACAGGCCCCGGCCATTGGGCCCGCCGGTGGTTTCGCCAAAGACCTTGGTGGCCAGCACCACGCTGTCGCGCGGCACCTTGAGGTTTTTCAGGGCCTGGCCGGTGATCTGCTCCGAGGCGCCGCCGGCATACACGTCGGCCGTGTCGATGAAGTTCAGGCCCGCGTCCAGCGCCTGGCCCACCAGGGTTTCGGCCTCGGCCTGCTGCAGCGTGCCGATCTTGCCCCACATGCCTTCGGCGCCGCCGAAGGTCATGGTGCCCAGGCACAGTTCAGAAACAAAAAGGCCGGTCTGGCCCAAAGCGGTGTAGCGCATGCGGTGATCTCCTTGAAGAGTCCAGCATACGCGCGGCGCGTGACTTTCGCAGGGCTGGGCTGCTAGAGCGGCGCCTCGTAGACGATCTGCGCCTGCCCCGCGTCGGCCTGCGCCATCCAGCTGGCCAGCGCGGCGTCGCTGGGGAAGAAGCGGGCGTCCTCGCCCAGTTGCAGTTCGGCCGTGGCTTCGGCGCGGCGCAGGGCCAGCCGCACCGGCAGGCCGCGCACCAGCTCGCCCTGCTCGCTCATTTCGCGCCGCGGCGGAAACTCGCGCACCAGGCGCTCGATGTCGGGTGCCTTGCCGTTGACCGCCACCTTGAGGTACTTGCCAAAACGGCAGCGCGCGGTGGCCAGGTCCCAGACCTGGTTGACGTTGAGGCGAAAGCCTCCCGAAAAGCGGTCCGGCTGCATCTTGGCCATGACGATCACCAGCTCGTCATCCTTGAGCAGGTGGCGGTGGGCGTTGATCACGGCCTCGTCGGCCGTGGCTTCCATGGTGGCCGATTTGTCGTCGAGCTTGAACAGCGCCAGCTTGCCGCGCTGGCCGTTGATGACGCGAAAGTCGCTGATGATGCCGGCCAGCAGTTGCGGCTCGCGCGTGTCGATCAGCTCGTCGATCTGGCGTTTGGCAAAGCGCCGCACTTCCAGCACCACCTCGTCAAACAGGTGGCCCGAGAGGTAAAAGCCCACGGCCGTTTTTTCATAGGTCAGCCGCTCCTTCACGCCCCAGGGCGTGGCCTCGACCAGATCCGGCTCCTGCGTGCTGGCCGCATGCGAGTCGCCCATGTCGAACAGGCCGGTCTGCAGCGCATTGGCTTCGGTGGTGTTGGCAAACTCGAAGGCCCGGTCGATGGAGGCCACCAGCGAGGCGCGGTTGAGCTGCAGGGAGTCGAACGCGCCGGCCTTGATCAACGCCTCCACCGTGCGCTTGTTCAGCCGCGTGCGGTCCACGCGGCAGCAGAAGTCATACAGGCTGGTGAACGGCCTCCCCTCTTCGCGCGCCTTGACGATGGCCTCGATGGCCTGCTGCCCCGTGCCCTTGACGGCGCCCAGGCCGTAGCGGATCACCTTGTCGGAGATGGGCTCGAAGCGGTGGCGGCCGCGGTTCACGTCGGGCGGCTCAAAGCTCAGGCCAAAGTTTTTCTGCGCGTCCTCGAACAGCACCTTGAGCTTGTCGGTGTTGTCCATTTCCACCGTCATGTTGGCGCAGAAGAACTCGGCGGTGTAGTGCACCTTGAGCCAGCCCGTGTGGTAGGCCAGCAGCGAGTAGGCGGCGGCGTGCGACTTGTTGAAGCCGTAGCCCGCGAACTTCTCCATCAGGTCGAAGATTTCGTCGGCCTTGGCCTGGGGGATGTTGTGCGTGGCCTTGGCACCGGCCCGGAATTTCTCGCGGTGCTCGGCCATCTCCTCGGCCTTCTTCTTGCCCATGGCGCGGCGCAGCAGGTCGGCGCCGCCCAGCGAGTAGCCGCCCAGGATCTGCGCGGTCTGCATCACCTGCTCCTGGTAGACCATGATGCCGTAGGTCTCGCTGAGCATCCCGGCCACCGCCGGGTGCGGGTACTCCACCTCTTCGCGCCCGTGCTTGCGCGCCACAAAGCTGGGGATCAGGTCCATCGGGCCCGGGCGGTACAGCGCGTTCAGCGCAATCAGGTCCTCCAGCCGCGTGGGCCGCGCGTCGCGCAGCATGCCCTGCATGCCGCGGCTTTCAAACTGGAACACGGCCTCGGTCTTGCCGTCGGTGAACAGCCGGTAGGTGGCCGCGTCGTCCAGCGGGATGTCTTCAAAGGCAAAGTTCTCCTGGCCCTTGTGGCGCTGCACGATGAACTCGCGCGCGATCTCCAGGATGGTCAGCGTGGCCAGGCCCAGAAAGTCGAACTTGACCAGGCCCGCGGCCTCCACGTCGTCCTTGTCGTACTGGCTCACGGCCGATTCGCTGCCGGGTTGCTGGTACAGCGGCGTGAAGTCGGTGAGCTTGCCCGGCGCAATCAGCACACCGCCCGCGTGCATGCCCACGTTGCGCGTCATGCCTTCGAGCTTCTGCGCCAGCGCGATCAGGGTCTTGACGTCGTCTTCCTTCTCCAGCCGCTCGGCCAGGAGGGGTTCGGCCTTGATCGCGCCGTCGATGGTGATGTGCGTGCCCGGCTTGTTGGGAATGAGCTTGCTGATGCCGTCGCAAAAGGTGTAGCTCATGTCCAGCACGCGGCCCACGTCACGGATGGCGGCGCGCGCGGCCATGGTGCCAAAGGTGGCGATCTGGCTCACCGCGTCCTTGCCGTACTTGGACTTGACGTAGTCAATCACCAGGTTGCGGTTGGTCTGGCAGAAGTCGATGTCAAAGTCGGGCATCGACACCCGCTCGGGGTTGAGAAATCGCTCGAACAGCAGGTTGTATTCCAGCGGGTCCAGGTCGGTGATCTTGAGCGAATAGGCCACCAGCGAACCCGCGCCCGAGCCGCGACCCGGC encodes:
- a CDS encoding 6,7-dimethyl-8-ribityllumazine synthase, with the protein product MFGADKGTADRLDGKRLRIGIVQARFNEGITDALARACLAELAALGVEEKNITHVRVPGALEVPLALQAMAEKDKYDALIALGCIIRGETYHFELVANESGAGVTRIGLDYQLPVANAILTTENLEQAVARQTDKGRDAARVAVEMARLLDDLS
- the nusB gene encoding transcription antitermination factor NusB, translated to MTEDSKPADARPARQSRTGLTATGARKAAAKSNRSRAREFALQALYQHLVGGNEATAIDAFTRDLAGFHKADSAHYDALLHGCIQEAADLDALIVPLLDRKMAEISPIEHSVMWIGAYEFRHCPDVPWRVVINECIELAKEFGGTDGHKYVNAVLNGLAPSLRTTEVSADKASGKARG
- a CDS encoding pyridoxal phosphate-dependent aminotransferase — encoded protein: MRVSRRAQRIEPFYVMEVAKAAGVLAREVAHSDRPMIFLNIGEPDFTAPPRVQEAAARAVRDGTTQYTQATGLEPLRERISAWYQTRFGVTVPARRIVVTAGASAALQLACLALIEAGDEILMPDPSYPCNRHFVSAADGQAVLVPTTAQERFQLSAAKVEAAWGPATRGVLLASPSNPTGTSIHPDELRRIHQLVSSRGGVTLLDEIYLGLSHDDAFGHTALGIDDQVISINSFSKYFNMTGWRLGWLVVPDELVPVVERLAQNLFICPSTVSQHAALACFEPESIAEYERRRAEFKARRDWFIPQLNALGLTVPVMPDGAFYAWADCSQACARLGIKDSWDFSFEVMRRAHVAITPGRDFGQNDMERYVRFSTASSMAHLQESVARLKALLA
- the ybgC gene encoding tol-pal system-associated acyl-CoA thioesterase; its protein translation is MTAGTAFQWPVRVYWEDTDAGGIVFYANYLKFFERARTEWLRSLGIGQQALREASGGMFVVSETQLRYHLSARLDDELLVTAALTESGRASLTIAQRALRGDALLCEGTIRIGWVDAATLRPARIPANILEKLT
- the tolQ gene encoding protein TolQ, which codes for MNQDLSILQLVLNASLVVQLVMLLLVAVSVTSWAAIFRKLFALKRVKSLNDEFEREFWSGTSLNDLFASAAQNAKNSGPMERIFASGMREYQKLRERRVNDANTLMDAARRAMRASYQRELDAVETNLSFLASVGSVSPYVGLFGTVWGIMHAFIGLGALQQVTLATVAPGIAEALVATAIGLFAAIPAVVAYNRFARDIDRVAIKLETFIEEFSNILQRNLGAHSPSGH
- a CDS encoding biopolymer transporter ExbD, producing the protein MPAVASRGRGRRTINEINMVPFIDVMLVLLIIFMVTAPLITPSMINLPSIGKAARQPDQVVQIVIGKDESLELKIKDKTLRMGLKEMAAAIKFAQTGTEAGSTAVVISADRNVKYEAVVKVMDELQQAGVQRVGLSVQLAK
- the tolA gene encoding cell envelope integrity protein TolA, yielding MHAAADRLEFAPPPPPGFLRAVVLAVVAHLLLLLALTWGVNWKRSTQELSVDAELWSAVPKEAAPRPAPVPAPPPPAPVVKAPPPPPAPLPSQADIALEREKQKQLAEAKKRQEELERQKQLEARKKQEELKRQEELKKQALAQKAAEEKKKQEAAAKARQAQEEAKQREVLRQENLKRMAGLAGATGAPNATGNAQHSSGPSSSYGGRVRARVKPNIVFTDDITTNPMAEVEVRTAPDGTIVGVKIIKSSGVKSWDDAVVKALHKTETLPRDIDGRVPPIIKFEFRPKD
- a CDS encoding class I SAM-dependent methyltransferase, translating into MPSMPSTAGYSETAPALITQYESLSFEQVHAEVMHLYPQAPSDVLDVGAGTGRDAAALARQGHRVTALEPTPELRTYGEQAHAGLGIEWLDDSLPALPVAIARPQRYDLILLTAVWMHLDADERRIGMAALAAMVKPGGRLSFSLRHGPIPEGRRMFDVSGAELAESARPYGLVPLCSVSTTGLFGRTDVSWTRMVLQAAPVLIA
- a CDS encoding dihydrofolate reductase family protein, giving the protein MGLLTFSINVTLDGCIDHQEGIADDETHAFFTRLMDEGGAMLWGRVTYEMMESYWPAVARGDVEAPPAIREWAVKLEAKPKYVVSSMRKDFPWTNSHHIAGDLRSGIQKLKDATPNGVLLGSGKLAAELDRLDLIDEYQLLVHPRIAGHGPTLYERGLPGTRRLELISAKPLRNGAVAMHYRRAR
- a CDS encoding aldo/keto reductase; translated protein: MRYTALGQTGLFVSELCLGTMTFGGAEGMWGKIGTLQQAEAETLVGQALDAGLNFIDTADVYAGGASEQITGQALKNLKVPRDSVVLATKVFGETTGGPNGRGLSRSHIVDGVKASLKRLQLDHIDLYQLHGFDPATPMQETLEALDLLVRHGHVRYVGVSNWAAWQIAKALGLQQRLNLARFASLQAYYTVASRELEREIVPMLRSEGVGLMVWSPLAGGLLSGKYSREMEAEAGSRRVAFDFPPVDKDRAWKCIDVMRPIAEAKGASVAQVSLAWLLHQPCVSSVIIGAKRPDQLADNIAATKLSLTADEMAQIDQVSQFPAEYPGWMFERQGEYRRNQMAQAVKQLGAVG
- the dnaE gene encoding DNA polymerase III subunit alpha codes for the protein MFVHLRLHTEFSVVDGTNRVDDIVKAAAADGQPALAITDLNNLFGAIKFYKAARSAGVKPVMGAEVMVQGLAKDPQQISRLVLLVQSHHGYLNLCELLARGWTQNVVKAQAVCRPEWLQELGEGLIVLAGAQAGPVGQALVQGDEAQAGEAALRLASMFPHRFYIELQRAGRADDEAHVSAAVQLAARLKLPVVATHPVQFTLEDDYEAHEARVCISEGEILGNQRRVRKFTREQYFKSAAQMQALFADVPSALANTVEIARRCNLTLALGKPRLPDYPTPNGMPIEEYFRFSSHEGLKERMLRLYPDAAEREKQTPRYVERLEFEINTILKMGFPGYFLIVGDFINWAKTHGCPVGPGRGSGAGSLVAYSLKITDLDPLEYNLLFERFLNPERVSMPDFDIDFCQTNRNLVIDYVKSKYGKDAVSQIATFGTMAARAAIRDVGRVLDMSYTFCDGISKLIPNKPGTHITIDGAIKAEPLLAERLEKEDDVKTLIALAQKLEGMTRNVGMHAGGVLIAPGKLTDFTPLYQQPGSESAVSQYDKDDVEAAGLVKFDFLGLATLTILEIAREFIVQRHKGQENFAFEDIPLDDAATYRLFTDGKTEAVFQFESRGMQGMLRDARPTRLEDLIALNALYRPGPMDLIPSFVARKHGREEVEYPHPAVAGMLSETYGIMVYQEQVMQTAQILGGYSLGGADLLRRAMGKKKAEEMAEHREKFRAGAKATHNIPQAKADEIFDLMEKFAGYGFNKSHAAAYSLLAYHTGWLKVHYTAEFFCANMTVEMDNTDKLKVLFEDAQKNFGLSFEPPDVNRGRHRFEPISDKVIRYGLGAVKGTGQQAIEAIVKAREEGRPFTSLYDFCCRVDRTRLNKRTVEALIKAGAFDSLQLNRASLVASIDRAFEFANTTEANALQTGLFDMGDSHAASTQEPDLVEATPWGVKERLTYEKTAVGFYLSGHLFDEVVLEVRRFAKRQIDELIDTREPQLLAGIISDFRVINGQRGKLALFKLDDKSATMEATADEAVINAHRHLLKDDELVIVMAKMQPDRFSGGFRLNVNQVWDLATARCRFGKYLKVAVNGKAPDIERLVREFPPRREMSEQGELVRGLPVRLALRRAEATAELQLGEDARFFPSDAALASWMAQADAGQAQIVYEAPL